The window AAGAGGtgtgctagagagcgcgtcacgtgctctgtcggtcggtcggacaGGTGGTAGAAAGGAAGGACGTAATTCCCGCTTCCTATACCCCCCTTTCGTGACATATGCCTGACACagaccaataagtgacacatcactgtaattaGGCTATCAGTCCCTATATCATGCTATGCTccgattacatatcaaaaacctgttgatagattccttttaaaacTTAGATGGCACCGCCTTTGATTGATTATTCCCTTCATTTTGCAGATATTGACTTTGCCACCAGGAAGATTGCTGCTCATTTGACCCAGACCAAAGAAATAGTTCAGAACGGAGATAAGTTTCAGACCAAGACGCTCAGCACATTCAGGAATTACGAGGTCGACTTCACAGTCGGGGTAGAATTTGAGGAGAAGACTAAAACCCTGGACAACCGCGTGGTGCAGGTCCGTTCATGATGACTGTTCATGGACAGAAATGACATTTGTCACCGTTCATATTGTGAAACTGATGTGTTTTATGTTTGTTAAAGACCTTGGTGTCTTGGGAAGGAGATAAACTTGTCTGTGTCCAGAAAGGAGAGAAGAACAACCGCGGCTGGAAGCAATGGATCGAGGGGGACAAAATTTTCTTTGTAAGTTATTAAACTATATCTTCAGGGGCATTGgttgttcttttttttcttttaatgaatATGTTTGGGGCCAAAATAATTTTTGCAGTTATTAAACTTTTTCCACCATTTGGCTTTTAGGGGTTGCTTGTTTCTCTCCACATTgctgactgcagaatgagttaactgagaatctgtcagtgaactATTTGTGACAGGGAGTTTATAACTCTTCTGTTTCTTTTTTTCTGATCTaaactcagctgatttatgaccagaaaagaaaggaaaatttacctaaactttgatgtggtcataaataaaCTGTGAGGAACTCAAGAAATCCAGATTAGAATGAAAAACCCAAAATGTAAAAGACAAACAGTGAAAAATTATTGATGAAATCTAATGGCAAAAATTACATTTATTCAAAATAATTGCATTGTAGAAAAAATATGTCCCTGAAAATGTGCACAtgctttaacctcttcacaaccaatGACATACCTATACGACATTTGTCAGGTTTGTCCCTTTAATGCACGGCACACCCGCATTATTCCCTGCAAATGTTGGATGATGTGATAAGCAGTCATGTGCAGGTAGCAGGCGAGATCCACatgcgcctgttaactagttagatcaaGCTAACACTAAAAAAGATATGTGCAAGCCAAGTAGTAAAAgcatataatttttattacattaaataaccaaaatataaacaaacaatggatcagcccagaaggacggatgatataatgggaggcatagGGCACTTGTTATTGAATACCGGATTATCAAAGAGTAGGTAATGCATATTAAAGTAAGAGCAGTCTAACTGGCTTCAGCCCCTTTGAGTAGTTACAGtagttataaatatatatgtatatatactctacGGGACTGCAACCAGAAACAGCATAAACATCAAAACGTATGAAAGGCAATTACCAACAAATCCGGAGGAGTAATAGTGCCGCAGCCACCCaccaacacactgacgcgcgtttcgcacccccaaggtgcttcgtccaggagtgatcagcAGTAAACATGTTGCCCTCTTTATAGGTATGGGGATCCTCGTAAACATGAGTCCGGTGTGCAGGGTCCTGATGTAATATCCGGAACCCGCCCCGGTTTCCATAGTGATATGTAAACAAACACTTGTCCTCCATGGGCGattccgtaacgtcatttccgggtgtGTTTAATCACATGAATCAAATCGCCATAGAGACAGAGGTCACATCCGGAAATACGGAAATACGTCACCCGCGTTTTCAAGTATCTATGGTAACGTATGTGTACATCTAGCGAGGGATTTCAGGGTACTGACGTAATATCCGGAGTACGTCCCGGTCTCCATAGTGATATATGAACAAACATAGATGCATGTCTTACGGAAGACAAttgcgtaacgtcatttccggatacGTCAGCAAAACAAGCCGAATCACCATAGAAACACAGGATACATCCGAAAAATACCCCACCCTCTGTCCTGGCAATTGCCGCACTATACATCACACAGAGGAACATTTAATAATAGAGTCAGAGAATAATTATCACAGATATATCCTGAATTTGGGGCCAAATACACATACATTAATCCCCATGTAAAGAATTGCTGTATAAAACGCCTAAATATAATTAAACACCATGAAAGATCATACCATTGCATTACATGATGtgcataatatataaataaataaataaatcaccatCCATATAAATACACAATAGATAGTATATAAATGATAATAAACCCCTGAATTATCaatagtatatctatatatataattgccttattctgtctgtctgtctgtctgtctgtctgtctgtctgtcatgctccgaaattgtgtccttacggtgacacaaagctgattggccgctgggctcgccatggccccgccccccccacggattggcctctctccccggctctctgcaggccccgcccccctcacgcaatgcacgctcgctctggcccaactgacacggagccgcgactcccaggtgagtacacacacacgcatcagatcacactccctctcacactcactctcacactcactctcacacatcacatccacacactcacaacatgctgggatatcacttgcttctacaccggctccgtcaggatcccggcagcgccagacataaccttgcgatgctgggatcttcacggaggccgtgaaagctggtaaccattatacacatcgggtaactaaggtcccttagttacccgatgtgtatcatagttaccagtgtacaccggctcacactcactctcacatcacacacacatcacatcgcatccacacatcaaggtcctgcagctgcggaacatacagacacataacagcacacacataacagcacacacacacacacaaatcagatcacactcacacacacctcacacatcacatcgcatccacatactcacaacatcctgggatatcgcttgcttctcggcggcggtactgtgctgttagcttccaggacctgcgggaggatcacatggccagaagcatgtgatacctccggatgttgtgagtataagcgcgtatgtgcgatatcgtcagtgtctgtgtgtgtgtgtggatgtgatcgggtgtgtgtgagtggatgcgatcgggtgtgtgtgagtggatgcgatcgggtgtgtgtgagtggatgcgatcgggtgtgtgtgagtggatgcgatcgggtgtgtgtgagtggatgcgatcgggtgtgtgtgagtggatgcgatcgggtgtgtgagtgtcggcagaggagcacggcgtgctggaggaggctgggagcagagaggctgatcatggggaaggctgggaggagagaggctgatgctgggggaggctgggagggggaggctgggacgagggaggctgatgctggtggaggctgatgcttggggaggctgatgctgggggaggctggaaggagagaggctaatgctggtggaggctaatgctggtggaggctaatgcttggggaggctgatgctgggggagactgggaggggaaggctgatgctgagggaggctgggaggaaggaggctgggaggagagaggatgatcctggggaaggctgggaacaggAGGCTGATgccgagggaggctggaaggagagaggctgatgctgggggaggctggaaggagagaggctgatgctggtggaggctgatgcttggggaggctgatgctgggggagactgggagcggaaggctgatgctgagggaggctgggagggggaggctgggaggagagaggctgatcctggggaaggctgggaaggggaggctgatgctgggggaggctggaaggagagaggctgatgcatggggaggctgatgctgggggagactgggagcggaaggctgatgctgagggaggctgggagggggaggctgggaggaaggaggctgggaggagagaggctgatcctggggaaggctgggaaggggaggctgatgctgagggaagctggaaggagagaggctgatgctgggggaggctggaaggagagaggctgaggctgggaggagagaggctgatgctggggaaggctgatgctgagggaggctgggaggagaaagctgatgctggggaaggctgggaggacggaggctgggaggagagaggctgatcctggggaaggctgggagagggaggctgatgctggaggaggctggaagaagagaggctgatgctggcggaggctgatgctgggggaggctggaaggagagaggctgatgctggtggaggctgatgcttggagaggctgggagagggaggctgatgctgagggaggctgggaggagggaggctgggagaggtaggctgagagaagagaggctgatgcacacacacacacacacacacacacacacacacacgcgcgcactgcacaacacaccacacacacacacacacacttggaaccacaaacaactgccctacacagacacccacacatacagacaacgctgcacacacacaacacccaacacacaaacaccgcggcacacacaaatatacgcacataccgcacaacacacacattgcacaaaacatacctccccccaaaacacaccacacacacacaaaccgcgcaacacacacacacaacgctacagacacacagcgctccacaaacaacgcaacacacgcaacacacatacaacaccgctctcaccccccgccacacccagacaacacccagaacatgtacagcgcctacacaaacacttggtaactacacacaacaacatctctatatatatatatatatatgtaacaaaaatcatacatgaactacacaatacgtaaattctagaatacccgatgcgtagaatcgggccaccttctagtatatatataaacctCCATCCATACAATTACTAtccttaatatttataaaatacaaaaaacaaaaaccaagtCACATGTGAAAAAAACGTAATATTAATAATAAACAAATCTAAATTTTGAAAAAACATGCCAACGGCAACCGTCCGAAAAATTTCTTCGGACGGATAACGGGACATGTTACTAATAGTGATAGTGTAAAACGTTTAATATCATAATCTAAATATGCAtaaatgtgtaaaaaatatataaaaaattattattttattttattttattttattttataatctATGTAAGACAAAGGAGAAATAAGAAAGAAGACACCCAGTGAAAACCATAATGtgataaaaaagtgcaaaaaaaagtgcaagaaAAATTGTGAACAGTGACAAAGACAGTACCTAaaaggcgaaaaaaaaaaaaaaaaaagcacatatgaTTAGTATCAAGCCAACAACATAAACGTATTGGAATTAGTGTTATCAATATCTAGTGATTAATACATAAATAGCATGAATAAATATCTATATAAACTAAATATAACAATGTAtgagaaatataaaaaatatataaaaaatatataaaagtctaCATATATCTAAAAATACATCTACATACGTGCATAAAATTGTATAATGCAATACTATCCCATAGTTCATAACATCAAAAATTGTTATACTATTTTTAGGCaataatatatatacacaacaaCATCCATAACAATAATATCTAAACCCCCACAAAAGTTTTTTCAAAAACGGTAATACACTAACAAGTGCCAAATGCGACCACTGAGGAATGCCATAGTACCAAAATATATAAGACATAATGTATACAACAGAAAAACGCGACTGGATGAAAGAATTAATTCCGAGGACCCTAGAAAGAGAGAGACAACCAAAATCAGACACCACATCCAAAACAGGATAAAAGTATGATAAAATTGCtacaataaataactaaaaaaatatatataaataaaaataaaggattAAAAAGCCAGAAAAACCGCACTGAAATTTAAGTAGGGAGAAAAGGAACAAAGCTATTATGGTCATTCAAACCATTTGGTGTGAGGGTGTTCAATTTATAGATCCACATAGTCTCCCTCTGGGCCAAAAGTCTCTTCCAATTACCACCCCTCACACCGATCAGAATCCTATCTATGCCCTTGGCTTGAAAAAGGGAACTGTCACATCCATGTTTTAACTTAAAATGGCGTGGAATGGTTTTTAGTTTATTTATGTCCTCTTCTTGTTTGGCATTGTCAATATCGAGCACATGCTCTCGGATGCGACGTCTTAGTTCACGAGACGTCATGCCCACGTGTGTGAGACCACAGGGGCATGTTGCCTGGTAAACAACTGCTCTTGTTGTGCAGTTGATACTATGTGTGATTTTATATGTTTTTTCATGATTAGAGTCCTCAAAGGTTTGGCTATTACATATGTTTGGGCATGCTACACATTTATAGAATCAGCATAAAaattacctttattcctaaacttgtaggagcaaatatctcactccaaaggcacaagttaggtactgaaagccatcactgtaAGTGGTGATAAACACCCTAGTCATGTGGGCTAGCCCAAATAGGCAAGCGCATACAGTGaggccactagaataacaaacacatgaaaaaaactaaacatacATAAAGGAAAGAGGTATTGCTTATAAgcaaaggacaatggtccaattggcaaaaaaacgcaatatacaaaataatacctaaaaaaacaatagCATTACAATGCACTCCATacgctgacaatggtcagtcatataCATAGACGAAATGCAAACAATATTTAGGtattaaaaaaggaatggtctcacccaatcccttttgatggagggacacgcagtctctagatcctgagtagtggatatgtCCGCCATACACTGGCCCTACTACCTCCTGGATaaaaaataacaaaagactgctgccccagacttccgtcctaacaaggacggaccacaactaggtctcaagctggacccctatgctgaccctgatgacatcccggcgtcccgacgcgtttcgtcactaagactcctcaggggacatgatcgtcttcagtcaggtccttactgccagccctcaccaaaccatagtgtcaaaggttctgGCATGGTCGaaaatggggtcatttaaacctgtgagtgatgtcattgctccaatcagaagcCACATTCCACCTGATGTTTAATTAATCACAATCAAGTGGATATCCTCATCTGGGTTTGGATTAATCAGTGTAAAGCACACCCCTACCTGGGTGTATAGCTGCAACAGGTGTAGACTCAGGGGTCCTCCCCACATCTCCTCCAATCATACGTATATTTACATACTGCCATGAGGCACACCACATGTACGCCGGcatcatgggggaggggggggccccTTCACAGGGCAGGTGTTACCTCACATCCGGCCAGGGACGCCTATCTAGTATGCATCAGCACCagaggggaggaacttcctctctgTTCGAATGAGAGTCCACTTCCGGCCGGGGAGGCACATGTCGTGTGCACCAGCATCAGAGAGGAACTACCTCTCTCCTCGAATGAAGATACATATTCGACCGGGGATGCACATCTCGTGTGCACCCTTCTCAGGAGGGAGGGACTTCCTATGGGCCGTAGTCACATGATCGGGAgattcccgcatcacttccggtccccgaTGTCAAACATTACAGTCCACTTCCGGCCGGGGATGCACATGTCGTGTGCACCAGCATCAGGGCGGAACTACCTCTCTCCTCGGATAAAAATACATATCCGACCGGGGAagcacatctcgtgtgcgcccttctcaggagggagggacttcctgtgagcagtagtcacatgatcgggagattcccgcatcacttccggtccccgaTGCCAATCATTACACCACACGGGGCAGCTCCCGTATGCAAAGATAATAGGGGAGGTGCTTCATTATGCGTGAACACGTCATCAGTGAGGAGCGTAGGACTATGTCACATATTCACACCCACTCTAAGGTCCGATATGGAGGTGAGAGGACCGCCCCCTCTCCATGGGGATACAGTCCAGTCGGCGTGTATGTGCCAAAACATGCAATACCTCCCACCCCCATACGGAACAACAACAGGGGGCAGGAAATTGCACAGAGACATACAGCCAATAGGCCTCATCAGACAAATCACCACACTTCATATAGGTATGTTTAGGGAGTTTCTCCGAAACCTGAagctcttcaccataacattacactaATAAAATCCATTCCATTAGGAAATACGAATCCACAAGGTGTTGTTACATTATCACAAATGCATGCAGCTGGTTTAACAGATACATATACAATACTTGTGATAATTTAAGA is drawn from Anomaloglossus baeobatrachus isolate aAnoBae1 chromosome 3, aAnoBae1.hap1, whole genome shotgun sequence and contains these coding sequences:
- the LOC142295571 gene encoding retinol-binding protein 2-like yields the protein MPADYNGTWVMETNDNFDGYMKALDIDFATRKIAAHLTQTKEIVQNGDKFQTKTLSTFRNYEVDFTVGVEFEEKTKTLDNRVVQTLVSWEGDKLVCVQKGEKNNRGWKQWIEGDKIFFDLHCEDQVCHQVFKKKN